The Carcharodon carcharias isolate sCarCar2 chromosome 34, sCarCar2.pri, whole genome shotgun sequence genome includes the window ACCTGCTGCGGTAATTAAAGCTTCACACACTAGAAGAGCTAAATGTACCTTAAAAGCAGGCAATAAACGCACTTCAAATGGCTGCATGAAAACTGTTAATGGGATATAAATGCTCTGAATTTCCTCAATCAGGTTCTATGACAATTTCTAACAATCCCTCCAATTCCCCTGTTCTAGGAATGGAACTGTGCAATCATTGAGTTCCAAGACCTTCCTATAGTCTGCCTTCAGCATGTTGCTACAAGTAGCTCCATACAGCTAAAAGAATGAATTAAGTTTTAACATTGCTGGAGCCTGACTGTGTACACACTGAGCGAGCTGTCTAAGGCATCCCTTCCCACTTGACATCTCACCCTTACACAACTGCTTTGCAAAGCCGATGTTTAATAAAATGAAGCATCTATATATTAGACTGACCAAGGTCCCCTTAAACTAATACCAGGATACCTCCACAGACCACAGGCAAAGCAAACAGGATGAGGCTGGTTCACCCCATTGGAATTAATTCACCTCGATCACCCCATTCAACCTTTGGGGTTCATTCACTTCGTGAACCCTGTGGAATTGATTCACTCTGAGACTCATTCACCCTATTCACTCTGTTGGATTCTTCCTATTTAATAATTCTTCCTGAAGAGTCAGAGTCACTAAACATCATCCTCTTAGATACCCTAAATCAAGACAAAATGAAACAATCGGCTGTACAAACCCTTTACTCATTAGCCAAGCCCTTGACTTTGAATCTACAATTAATATATTAAAGCCACAATACTTTTGTAAAATTGCCAATCTAAGCAGAATTTTTGAAGCAACCaagagaagattaagggtgaatGCCTATGATGGAAGATGTTGGTGAGTGTTAGTCACAGAGAAGGTCTTAAATAAGTTGCGTTCTGTGCACAGCCTTCCATTAGAAGATCACAGTTTGGCGTATTGTAACATACGGTATCGGAAACAGTATGAGTTTCAACCACAATTTCTAGCCCAGGGAGGCTCCAGTCAGTAGTGTTTAATGCCAAACTGTACTCCAGTCATCTTTGCCTCTGCACCGGAACTCAGGAACGCTGTTAATTTGCCGGAAGGGTCCATGTGAGGGAGATCTGTACAACGCAAAGTCTTTGTCCATTCAGGAACTGGTGCTGGCAATGAGTTTTCGCCCTCGCGCCCTTGCACCATGCTGTTTCTGGCCTTCAGTTAAATGCTGGTTGATTTATCGGTCAGAGTTTCAGTTTTCATCTGTTTTTTCCCCTTAGACACAGTCACAGAACCTTCCCCTTCAAAAATTTTCTCCTCAGAAGTGTGCTCCTCATGGTAGATGGTTGTGAACCCTATTTTGGGCATTTGGAACTTAAAGTGCCGTGCTGCAGACTCctcatcctccagctgcagttccgAGATGGTGTTGTTTTGATACTCTGTGGAGCTGAGTTCCAGCACCCCTTTAGACTTGGAGCCAAGAGAGAATTTTGGGAGTTTGAATTTAGCTGACTTGTCTTTGACTTCCGACTCTTCTTGTTCTTCACCTTGGCTGTCTGCAGCGCCCTTGTGTTTGGGCTCTTTACCCGAGTCAGACTGAGCTGAGGCAGCACCGTGAACAGAATACATTCCTTTGAATTTACCTGAAGTAAATCCCACTTTAGTTTTTGACTTGCTCATCTTGGTGTGCCCCGCATCCCCTCCCGACTCCAGCAGCGCCAGCTCAGTCCTGGCAGTCGATGTCACCAGATTGGAcgcctctggatcttcatccgATTGTGCTCTTTCGTGGCTTCGCTTTTTGAAACCTGAAAAGGTTATTTTGGACCCCTTGATTTTTGCCCCTCTCACATCCCCTCCGTTAACTTTGGGGGATGAAGTCCTGAAAGACTGGTCAGGACTGGACTGGGGTCCAGCATCATCCTTCGACAGCAACATCTCTGTTTTGACCAGTTGGAGACTTTGCTCGTTGTCACCGTCTTTGTCCTTCTGATAGGGTGAGGAGAATTCCACTTTGGGGAGTTTGATTTTACCAATCATTCCTTGGCTCCCAGCCATCTCACTCTCCCCATTAACATGAAGCCCCGACGCATCACCCGGCCCACTTAAGGTGACGTCAACTGCGGGGATTTTAACGGGCGTGAAACTAACCTTTGGCAACTTCAATTTCATTTTGGATTTTCCATCCAAGCTATCGGTGTCATCACTTTCCTCAGCCCTTGCCACCTTTCTTCTTGATGCATCTGCCTCTAAACCCCCATTAAACTCTGTGGTTTTATTTTTCGACCAAGAGATTCCAAAGCCGGGCATCTTCACCCTGGACGTTTTCAGTTTGGCCTCTGAACTATCGACCTCGGGTGGAGTCCCTACACCAACGCCCCCCTTTGCAGCTAGAGATTTGCCGTGCCCTTTGTCCTTGGGCGACGATGTCTTCGCAAAGCTAAATAGCTGCTTTTTGGTCTTGTCAGTCTTTAGTTTCGCCTCAGATCCTGTCAGTTCTGCATCTGGAAAGTCAACATCAGCCTTGAGCGACGTATAACCGATATCTCTGCCCTTTGCCGTGCCTTCACCTTTGCCAACACCAGTGGTCAACCTCACCTCCTCTTGCTGTGTGACTTTTGGCAGCTCCACACCAAACTTTGACATTTTCCCTTTGAGTTTGCTCAGCTTGCCTTCTGAAACATCCAGCTCTGCTCCTGTCGCATCGATTTCAACTCGCGGACCTTTGATGCTTATTTGTGGACCTTTAATGTCTATTTTAGTTTTTGACACAGAGCTGCCCGCAGTAGCCCCCGTGCTGCTTCGATCTCCAGACAGCTCCTTGGATTCAGATGAGCCAAACGAGGGAAGCTCGATCCTGGGCATCTTCAATTGAATAACATCAGCATCAGCCTCCCGAAGACCCCCTCTGCCCTCCAGTGGACGCAGGCCAATTTCAGTGCCACTTCCTTCCACCCCAACTGATGAATCTCCGATCTTGGGTGTTGAAATTTCAATGGTGGGCATTTTAAAGAACCCTGTTGCGGACATTTCTTCTGAACTCATGCCATCTTGGCCAACCTGTCGAGCATCTACACCTGCTTTGATGTCAGCTTTTCCTCCTCCGAATGAGTCATCTTTGCATAAATCAATCTCAACTTTGGGCATCTTCGCCTTCAGCATCTGAAACTTGCCATCCACGTCCACCTCTGGACCCTCAGTGTCTGCTGCAACCTTCGATCTTCGGATGCCCGTTTCTGGCGTCCTCACCTTCATTTCCACCGTTGCGTCGCCATCCTTCCCGGAGATGTTGAAATCAGGCATCGTAAATTTGGGCATTTTAAACCGGGATTCAGAACTGTCTGAGCTTACTACGCCCGGGGCCTGGGTTTCGCCTTTTACCTGTACTCCTGCTTTCCCTTTCACTTCAGCTTTGGCTTCATGGTCAATGGAGGCAACCTTACCTTTTGGTGAGCCCGTGTCGAAATCAATGTCCACttttggggtggggatggtgacTGATGGCATCTTGATCTTGAACTTTTCTGACCTTCTGCCACCATCTGCATCAAGGTCCCCCTCGACCTGCCCAGAAACTCCCAAGCTGGTCTCCCTTTCACACTTTCGACCCTTCCCTAGCGAAATGCCAAGCATGGACATTTTGGATTTGGATGCTTTGACCTTTCCATCAGAGCCCTCCAACTCCAAATCGGCTTCCAGCTCGGAGGACTTCGGCGAAATCCCAAATTTTGGTAGTTTCAGTTTCAATTTGCCCCCCTCTGTTTCCACGTCAGATTTAGCCGCCTCTTTAACTTCAGTCGCGTCAccttcagccttgacttttgacGTGCTGATTTGAAACTTGGGCATTTTGATCTTCCCCCCTTTGATTTTGCCCTCCGGGCTTTCTATTTCTACCCCTCCCTCCAGCTGAGGGGCTTTAATTTCTACTTTTGCTTTTGGTTTAGATTTGTCTGTTGGGCGACCAGCATCCAGATCCGCGTCCTCTGTCTCTGCCGTGGAGATGCCAAAACCAGGCAATGACACCTGTGGCATCTTTATTTTGAATTCACCTCCTGCAGTTTGTGAGTCAATTTTGGGGTCTGTTGTCTCGCGAGCCATCTTTTTGTCTTTGGACAAGGTGACATCAAGATTGATATCTGGGGCCATCATTTTTGGTGGTGAGAACTTTGGCAGAGTAACTCCAGGCATTCTAAATTTTCCTTCTGTATCAGGTCCCTCAGCCTCAAGTAGTGAGGCATCCATATCAATGTCGACTTCGGACTGCTTAACTTTGGGTAGAGAAATGTCAACTTTAGGCATTTTTGCTTTGAACATCATCCCTTTGCCTTCAGCATCCTCCACATGATAATCCACAGGTGCCGAAACATCAGCACCAGTATCTTTCTGTTTTGACCCAGACAAACCAAACTTGGGCATCCCAAACTTGGGCATCTTCAGCTTGAAATCCACGTCTTCAGGCTCAGAGCTCAGTAAAGTAGCCTCGCCTTCAGCCCTTCGTATGGAAGCGTCGACCTTGGGAACAGAGAAACTGAGGTCCACATCTGGAGCCTTCACTTTGGGCACCGAAATGTCAATCGATGGCATTTTCACCGAAGGAAGCTTCTGTTTCTCTTCCGAGCTGGGCACTCCTATTTGACCTTTCACTTTCGGAATCTTCAAATCTCCCCCAAAGGTTTTCAGGGCGGCTTCTGAGACATCAACTTCTGGCCTTGGCAACAGGCCCTCAGTGTCCACCTGCTTTACCTGAGGCACCGAAATTTCAAGTGATGGCATCTGTATGTTTGGCATTTTCAACTTGCTGCCAGAGCCTTCTAGTTCAGTATCTAAAGTGTCAGATTTGGTTTTGGTACCTACTTCTAGATCTGCTTCTACTTTTGGTCCTAATATACCAATGGAGGGCATTGTAAAAGAAGGCATCTTCAGTTTGATGTCAGGTCCTTCACTGGTCAGATCGTGAGCCTTGGTGCTGATGTCCATCTTTGGTGTTTTCACACTGGTACCAGGGCCCTTCACCTCTATTTTGTCCTTTGATAAACTGGTATCTGAAGGAAGACTCGCTTCAGCTTCTAGAGATTTGCTTTTAAATGCTGAAATCCCAAATTTGGAAGTTTTCATAAAGGTTGTTTTTACTTTTCCCTCTGGACTCCCGGTTTCAAGCTCTGGTCCTTTAACTTCAATCTTACCTTTCGAAACGTGTTTATCTACATCAGGGGCTCTTGCGCCAGGAACGGAGATGTCGAAACCCTCTTCATATTTCTTGGAAGTTCCAAATGTTGGCATTTTGAACTTGGGCATCTTAAGTTTGCCTTCTTTGCCTTTTAGTTTTATGTCATCAACATCTGCATCGACAGATGGTCCTTTGATATCGATGTCAAGGGCTTTCCCTTTAACTTTTCCCTTTGCTGCTGGAGAGGGCACCTTTCCTTCAACTTTTGGCATGCTGCCATCTGCCTCCATGTCCACTTTACTCTTAGAACCAAATTTTGGCAGTGACAGTTTGGGCATTTTCACTTTGGCATCGGGCCCTTCAACGCTAGCCCCTGTTGGATGGCTACCTCTATCAGTCTTGGAATCGCCTTCAGCAGCGGAAGTCGATTTAACTGAAGGAAGGCTGAGATCAATATCTAAGACCTCAGTCTGAAGGGCTGCAATATCAATTGTTGGCATTTTCATTGAAGGCAGTTTCAGTTTCACCTTTGAACTTTCAACCTCTTCCACGTCGGCCTTTCCCTTTGAGACTTTTGCGTCTCGTTTACCAGTTTTGATGTCAGCCTCAATCGTTGGGCCGGACACATCAACATCACCCGGTTTCAGCTTAGGAAGGGCGACTTCAAATTTGGGCATTTTAAGCTGTGGACTTCTTCCTTTACCATCTGGGCCTTCAACTTCCAACCCTTCTCCTGTTTTCACATCAACGTCTGCTCCAGCCTCTCTACCCTTAATTGAAATATCAAACTTTGGAAGTGACACCTTTGGCATTTGAAACATGGCATCAGGACCTGTCAGGGTTATTCCAGGCATTTGGCTCTCTCCACTAATCTTTGGCGATTTAACACTGGCATGAGGAACCTTGCCATCCCCTCCAGCAGCAATGCCGGCAACTTCTGCTTTTTCTTTTGGAAGGCAGACATCAATATCCACCTCCGGTATTTTTACCTCGGGCGCTGAAATATCAATTGTTGGCATTTTAACTGATGGCAGCTTTCCCTTAATATCAACTCCAGGGCGGTGTACTTCCTCCGCCACTTCTTTTCCACTGGCTGATATACCAAACGTCGGCAGTGACACTTTTGGCATTTTCAACTGCAAGTCAAGTGTCTCTGGACTCAGTTCGGATGGTTGACTGCCAATCTTTGGCACTCCAATGCTGGCTTTCGGAGCCTTGAAGCCACCTTCGACACCTGgcactgagacatctgccttacCGGTCGGAAGGTGAACATTTATCTCAGGTGCTGAAATGCCAATTGTTGGCATTTTGACCGAAGGCAGTTTTCCCATAATACCAAGGCCAGGGCCACTTACGTCGGCTTCAGCACGAAGATCTGTCTCGGCTTCCGCATGTTTCATTTTAGGTAGAGACACTTCAAATTTGGGTATCTTCATTCCTTTGAACTTGCCATCTTCACCATCTACCTCCAGTTTTGCATCTACCTTTGCCTCAGCCCCTTTATCACTGGCTGAGATATCAAATTTTGGCAGTGACACTTTTGGCATTTTCAACTTCAGATCGAATCCCTCGGAGCTCACTTCAGGCGCACCAATGCTGACTTTCGAAGTTTTCAGGTCAGCTGCAACCCCCTGAACATCTGGAATTGTTACCTTGGGCACTGCAATATCAATGCTTGGCATTTTCATCGAGGGGAGTTTAATTTTTGCCTCAGGTTCTTCCATCTGGGAGCCCTTGATATCCATTTTGACTTTGGAGACCTGCACCTCGGACACAGGAGCTTTTACCCGGGCTTCAGTTGTTGGTGGGGATCCATCAACCTCAGCCTCTCCTAGTTTCATTTTGGGCAGAGAGACTTCGAATTTTGGCATCTTCAACATGGGGCCTTTCATATCTGGGCCTTCGGCTTCCACTTCTGCATCCACCTGGCCTTCTTTGCTCTTGGTAGAGATGCTAAATTCTGGGAGTGATACTTTTGGCATCTTCAATTTGGCCTCAGGTCCTTCAATACTGATCCTGGATTTTTGGATTTCACCCTCAACCTTTGCAGCTCTAAGGTCAGGGCTCTTACCATCAAGCCCTGCTGCTGCAATGTCAGCCTTACCCTTAGGTAGACTGATATCAAAATCTGGCACCTTGACCTTGGGGGCTGAAATGTCAATTGTTGTGATTTTCTGTGCAAGTTCTTTAACTTTTCCTTCCAAGCCTTCCGCTTTATAACTACCGACAACAATTTCTACACCTCGTGCTGCAGTTGCTGTGGTATCTACTTCTTCTGTTTGTTTCATTTTTGGTACAGAAATGTCAATGCTGGGCATTGATATTTGGGGCATCTTCAGCTTGCCCTCTGGGCCTATCACCTCACCTTCTGCTTCTCTACTTTCTAATTTGACTTTTGGGCCTGTTGTATCTACTGATTCGCCATCTCTTAGTCCAAATGAGGGCACTTTCAGCTTCAAGCCAGGTCCTTTAGCCTTCACGTCGCCTTCAACTGATGGGCCTTTGACATCGGGTTCAGTTTTTGATAAACCGATATCTAATTCAACCTTAGGAGTTTTCGCTGGGAGCCCAAGAATCAATTTGCCTTCAGGTGCTTCTCCTACAGCAGATACTTCTGCTCCATCAGAAACCTTGAGTTCAGTTTTAGCTTTTGAAATGGGGACATCTACTTTCCCTTTTTTAGTTTTGGACAACAAATCAACTTTAGGCACCTTAGCTTCAGTTTTCAATTCAACCCCAGTTCCTTCGAGCTCTTTCGTCGTGACCTGTGGCGTCTTCACTGAGACGCTGCCTTTTTGCTCGGGTGCTCTCGGGCTGATGTCGACCTTGGCCTTTCCCGACTCTCTTGCCCGGAGTCCCGGGAACTTGAGCTTTTTCTTCTTGTCTTTAACGTGTCCCTCTCCCAAAGAAAGTTCAGCTTCGACCTCTGGATGTGTGACCCCGGTGTCACCTTTCAAAGCAGCCGCATCCTTGGGGGAAGTGATGGTCAGCTTCTTAAACGTGGAGAATTTAGGGAATGC containing:
- the LOC121272599 gene encoding neuroblast differentiation-associated protein AHNAK-like yields the protein MESVALRDVTKELKMSEMVELIVETTAEAGATGFSVAGGGKEGIFVKEVLKESRAAKALNLKEGDQLLSAKVYFDNAKYEDVMKILQSAEPYKVAFCLKRTVPSADVAISSETGNLELKGPEAKKTKLSVKSISPVKKTKKLMKGKILSKEEADVELDVPVDVEFAFPKFSTFKKLTITSPKDAAALKGDTGVTHPEVEAELSLGEGHVKDKKKKLKFPGLRARESGKAKVDISPRAPEQKGSVSVKTPQVTTKELEGTGVELKTEAKVPKVDLLSKTKKGKVDVPISKAKTELKVSDGAEVSAVGEAPEGKLILGLPAKTPKVELDIGLSKTEPDVKGPSVEGDVKAKGPGLKLKVPSFGLRDGESVDTTGPKVKLESREAEGEVIGPEGKLKMPQISMPSIDISVPKMKQTEEVDTTATAARGVEIVVGSYKAEGLEGKVKELAQKITTIDISAPKVKVPDFDISLPKGKADIAAAGLDGKSPDLRAAKVEGEIQKSRISIEGPEAKLKMPKVSLPEFSISTKSKEGQVDAEVEAEGPDMKGPMLKMPKFEVSLPKMKLGEAEVDGSPPTTEARVKAPVSEVQVSKVKMDIKGSQMEEPEAKIKLPSMKMPSIDIAVPKVTIPDVQGVAADLKTSKVSIGAPEVSSEGFDLKLKMPKVSLPKFDISASDKGAEAKVDAKLEVDGEDGKFKGMKIPKFEVSLPKMKHAEAETDLRAEADVSGPGLGIMGKLPSVKMPTIGISAPEINVHLPTGKADVSVPGVEGGFKAPKASIGVPKIGSQPSELSPETLDLQLKMPKVSLPTFGISASGKEVAEEVHRPGVDIKGKLPSVKMPTIDISAPEVKIPEVDIDVCLPKEKAEVAGIAAGGDGKVPHASVKSPKISGESQMPGITLTGPDAMFQMPKVSLPKFDISIKGREAGADVDVKTGEGLEVEGPDGKGRSPQLKMPKFEVALPKLKPGDVDVSGPTIEADIKTGKRDAKVSKGKADVEEVESSKVKLKLPSMKMPTIDIAALQTEVLDIDLSLPSVKSTSAAEGDSKTDRGSHPTGASVEGPDAKVKMPKLSLPKFGSKSKVDMEADGSMPKVEGKVPSPAAKGKVKGKALDIDIKGPSVDADVDDIKLKGKEGKLKMPKFKMPTFGTSKKYEEGFDISVPGARAPDVDKHVSKGKIEVKGPELETGSPEGKVKTTFMKTSKFGISAFKSKSLEAEASLPSDTSLSKDKIEVKGPGTSVKTPKMDISTKAHDLTSEGPDIKLKMPSFTMPSIGILGPKVEADLEVGTKTKSDTLDTELEGSGSKLKMPNIQMPSLEISVPQVKQVDTEGLLPRPEVDVSEAALKTFGGDLKIPKVKGQIGVPSSEEKQKLPSVKMPSIDISVPKVKAPDVDLSFSVPKVDASIRRAEGEATLLSSEPEDVDFKLKMPKFGMPKFGLSGSKQKDTGADVSAPVDYHVEDAEGKGMMFKAKMPKVDISLPKVKQSEVDIDMDASLLEAEGPDTEGKFRMPGVTLPKFSPPKMMAPDINLDVTLSKDKKMARETTDPKIDSQTAGGEFKIKMPQVSLPGFGISTAETEDADLDAGRPTDKSKPKAKVEIKAPQLEGGVEIESPEGKIKGGKIKMPKFQISTSKVKAEGDATEVKEAAKSDVETEGGKLKLKLPKFGISPKSSELEADLELEGSDGKVKASKSKMSMLGISLGKGRKCERETSLGVSGQVEGDLDADGGRRSEKFKIKMPSVTIPTPKVDIDFDTGSPKGKVASIDHEAKAEVKGKAGVQVKGETQAPGVVSSDSSESRFKMPKFTMPDFNISGKDGDATVEMKVRTPETGIRRSKVAADTEGPEVDVDGKFQMLKAKMPKVEIDLCKDDSFGGGKADIKAGVDARQVGQDGMSSEEMSATGFFKMPTIEISTPKIGDSSVGVEGSGTEIGLRPLEGRGGLREADADVIQLKMPRIELPSFGSSESKELSGDRSSTGATAGSSVSKTKIDIKGPQISIKGPRVEIDATGAELDVSEGKLSKLKGKMSKFGVELPKVTQQEEVRLTTGVGKGEGTAKGRDIGYTSLKADVDFPDAELTGSEAKLKTDKTKKQLFSFAKTSSPKDKGHGKSLAAKGGVGVGTPPEVDSSEAKLKTSRVKMPGFGISWSKNKTTEFNGGLEADASRRKVARAEESDDTDSLDGKSKMKLKLPKVSFTPVKIPAVDVTLSGPGDASGLHVNGESEMAGSQGMIGKIKLPKVEFSSPYQKDKDGDNEQSLQLVKTEMLLSKDDAGPQSSPDQSFRTSSPKVNGGDVRGAKIKGSKITFSGFKKRSHERAQSDEDPEASNLVTSTARTELALLESGGDAGHTKMSKSKTKVGFTSGKFKGMYSVHGAASAQSDSGKEPKHKGAADSQGEEQEESEVKDKSAKFKLPKFSLGSKSKGVLELSSTEYQNNTISELQLEDEESAARHFKFQMPKIGFTTIYHEEHTSEEKIFEGEGSVTVSKGKKQMKTETLTDKSTSI